In the genome of Candidatus Woesearchaeota archaeon, one region contains:
- a CDS encoding LysM peptidoglycan-binding domain-containing protein, with translation MSCFLILNRFLILKGVKMGKTLNTLCALILGLGGASEAARYTVEKGDNLSQIARQYDNVSWQDIAKANSIAPPYIIHPGEVLEIPERQNEPKENNVKEYIDNIISTSEKKDIARNLSVAFLESRIRHYNREGNVKQSEDDAFGLYQIRECAVRNLNQSTGKKTDRELVRYVVRQGKKLPVYRGVSEGTWSWKKTKKDPLYNNKAGIQYLEFLEERFPWLNGKELDEAVVASFNAGFGHVKKAMRRAGENNEKDSNSFAAYSKYLDEASKKETIPYVHNYRILNSLIPQQEDIHRIASPSFERAFEAKRLNSEE, from the coding sequence ATGAGCTGTTTCTTGATTTTGAATAGGTTTTTGATATTAAAAGGGGTTAAGATGGGAAAAACGCTCAATACATTATGTGCACTTATTCTTGGATTGGGGGGGGCTTCTGAAGCAGCCAGATATACAGTTGAGAAAGGGGATAACCTATCCCAAATTGCCAGACAATATGATAATGTTAGCTGGCAGGACATTGCAAAAGCAAATAGTATTGCACCCCCATATATAATCCATCCGGGAGAAGTTTTGGAAATTCCTGAGCGGCAAAATGAACCTAAAGAAAATAATGTAAAAGAATACATAGACAATATCATTTCAACATCAGAAAAAAAAGATATAGCTAGAAACCTAAGTGTCGCTTTTCTGGAATCCAGAATAAGGCATTATAACCGCGAAGGAAATGTAAAACAATCCGAAGATGATGCTTTTGGGCTATATCAGATAAGAGAATGTGCTGTAAGGAATTTAAATCAGAGTACAGGCAAAAAAACAGACAGAGAACTAGTAAGATACGTGGTAAGGCAAGGTAAAAAACTGCCTGTGTACAGGGGAGTTAGTGAAGGCACATGGAGCTGGAAGAAAACAAAAAAAGACCCGCTCTATAACAATAAAGCAGGTATTCAATATCTTGAATTTCTAGAAGAAAGATTTCCATGGCTAAATGGCAAAGAGCTAGATGAAGCTGTTGTTGCCTCATTTAATGCAGGGTTCGGGCACGTTAAGAAGGCTATGAGAAGAGCTGGGGAAAATAACGAAAAGGACAGTAACAGCTTCGCGGCCTATTCTAAATACCTTGATGAGGCCAGCAAGAAAGAAACAATCCCTTATGTGCATAACTATCGCATACTAAACTCACTGATTCCACAACAAGAAGACATTCACAGGATAGCATCTCCATCATTTGAAAGAGCATTTGAGGCGAAAAGATTAAATAGTGAAGAATAG
- a CDS encoding NUDIX domain-containing protein — protein sequence MAKTYFVVTGIVMHNGKLLILKKSDDDRNYPGCWGFCSGFVKEFEAAEDTVLREIKEETGLDASITKEGGLIKVKDAALAKNWAIMAFLCSAADDKVGLDHENSEYKWITREEIGNYKFVPGLIEDLKSVGII from the coding sequence ATGGCAAAAACATATTTTGTGGTTACTGGGATTGTAATGCATAACGGAAAGCTTCTTATCCTCAAAAAAAGCGATGATGACAGGAACTATCCCGGCTGCTGGGGCTTCTGCTCGGGCTTTGTGAAGGAGTTTGAGGCTGCAGAAGACACAGTGCTCAGGGAGATAAAAGAGGAGACAGGCCTGGATGCGAGCATTACAAAGGAAGGTGGGCTGATTAAGGTAAAGGATGCTGCACTTGCCAAAAACTGGGCTATCATGGCATTCCTCTGCTCTGCTGCTGATGATAAAGTGGGATTGGACCATGAGAATTCCGAGTACAAATGGATCACAAGAGAAGAGATTGGCAATTATAAGTTTGTGCCCGGCCTGATTGAGGATTTGAAGAGTGTCGGGATAATCTAA